In one window of Nodosilinea sp. PGN35 DNA:
- a CDS encoding YqiA/YcfP family alpha/beta fold hydrolase, translated as MPQYLYLHGFASSPRSAKAQSMKTRFAALGIPLIIPDLNQGDFAHLTLSRQIQQVSALVLAQSEPTVLIGSSLGGLTAAWVAQQITITERIEKLVLLAPAFDFLKQWLPRLGPEALDTWRTVGTLPVYHYTEQRQIPLHYGFITDAQGYRDEELRATIPTLILHGTQDETIAIEASRAYAATRPWVHLVELPGDHALTDVEAEIWQHTQEFLSL; from the coding sequence ATGCCCCAATACCTCTACCTCCACGGCTTCGCCTCCAGCCCCCGCTCCGCCAAAGCCCAGTCAATGAAAACTCGCTTTGCCGCCCTGGGAATCCCCCTGATCATCCCCGACCTCAACCAGGGCGACTTTGCCCACCTCACCCTCAGCCGCCAGATTCAGCAGGTCAGCGCCCTGGTTCTGGCCCAGAGCGAGCCCACTGTGCTGATCGGCTCTAGCCTGGGGGGCCTTACCGCCGCCTGGGTGGCTCAGCAGATCACCATTACAGAGCGGATCGAAAAACTGGTGCTGCTGGCCCCCGCCTTTGACTTTCTCAAGCAGTGGCTGCCCCGGCTCGGCCCTGAGGCGCTCGACACCTGGCGCACCGTGGGCACCCTCCCGGTCTACCACTACACCGAGCAGCGCCAGATTCCCCTCCACTACGGGTTCATCACCGATGCCCAGGGCTACCGCGACGAGGAGCTGCGGGCCACCATTCCCACCCTGATTCTCCACGGCACCCAGGATGAGACCATAGCGATCGAGGCCAGCCGCGCCTACGCCGCTACCCGCCCCTGGGTGCACCTGGTGGAACTGCCCGGCGATCATGCCCTCACCGATGTAGAAGCAGAGATTTGGCAACACACTCAAGAGTTTCTGAGCCTTTGA
- a CDS encoding NAD-dependent epimerase/dehydratase family protein: MNVLILGGTSFTGPHTVQHLVEAGHQVTVFHRSRPSRLTDTISEIQGDKAHLPEFTDQFRAVKPDVVINMICFTESDAHLFVNTFRGLVPRAVIISSADVYRAYGRLHRTEPGFPDPVPLTEDSPLREKISIDGEGYNKTAVERIVANTSDLATTVLRYPAVYGPNDAKNRLYPFLRRMDDGRPTILIEDVMANWRFTHGYVEDVAYATFLAATQEQATGRIYNVGQQDMPPWGEWIGQIGAAAGWTGEVLPLPRQKLPAFLRWDEDFAQDWLMDTTRIRQELGYSERVTSSEALRRTIEWERANPPEHIDPAEFDYVAEDEAQLA, from the coding sequence ATGAACGTCTTAATCCTGGGTGGCACATCATTTACTGGGCCACACACGGTACAGCACTTGGTCGAAGCCGGTCACCAAGTCACTGTTTTCCACAGAAGCCGTCCTAGTCGGCTCACAGACACCATTAGCGAAATTCAAGGCGATAAGGCCCATTTGCCTGAATTTACAGATCAGTTCCGTGCTGTCAAACCTGATGTCGTCATCAACATGATTTGTTTCACAGAAAGCGACGCACACCTTTTTGTGAATACCTTTCGTGGCTTGGTTCCTCGCGCAGTCATTATCAGCAGTGCTGATGTCTATCGCGCCTACGGGCGGCTGCACCGCACTGAGCCTGGCTTCCCGGATCCCGTACCACTCACCGAAGACTCTCCCCTACGGGAAAAAATCTCTATCGATGGCGAAGGCTACAACAAAACTGCCGTCGAACGAATTGTGGCAAACACCTCTGATTTAGCCACGACGGTATTGCGTTACCCAGCTGTCTACGGCCCCAATGATGCCAAAAACCGCTTATACCCATTCCTCCGCCGTATGGATGATGGTCGCCCCACGATTTTGATTGAAGACGTGATGGCGAACTGGCGCTTTACCCACGGCTATGTCGAAGATGTCGCCTATGCAACATTTCTAGCGGCGACACAAGAGCAGGCCACAGGGCGTATCTACAACGTTGGGCAACAGGATATGCCGCCCTGGGGAGAGTGGATAGGGCAAATTGGAGCAGCAGCGGGATGGACAGGTGAGGTATTGCCGCTACCACGCCAAAAACTGCCTGCGTTTTTAAGGTGGGACGAAGATTTTGCCCAGGACTGGCTGATGGACACTACGCGCATTCGTCAAGAGCTGGGGTACTCAGAACGAGTGACATCCAGTGAAGCACTGCGACGTACGATTGAATGGGAGCGAGCTAATCCGCCTGAGCATATTGACCCCGCAGAGTTTGACTATGTCGCAGAGGATGAGGCACAGCTAGCGTGA